In Gossypium arboreum isolate Shixiya-1 chromosome 5, ASM2569848v2, whole genome shotgun sequence, a single genomic region encodes these proteins:
- the LOC108450337 gene encoding uncharacterized protein LOC108450337 gives METASVLLQSRTIPFGFNLKCNQIVSCRHFNKQFQSKGFYSHQSLKSIQNPSSFSLLPSPLHKTRTQFFSPLKCSFSDIPSSDSPNPLLKPFKNLSFDSVKSSLSELTPIKIVKWATIVSLGIAATKWTVNLAFSPFFWMYFSWSWLFWPWFVAIALAVYGLYCFRKHSIGEASIVEQLAIVTSVFAWLTLVPPAYFNGYLEGWPFVFFFVYHYFFFFNVSVRKRLYGDYYARPHDPKWDVNPPKWYRLLFCVGVMVGHWLAAFEAPELHRIPGGWSNVGVWILIVVTLLMQYNSTLYLAKYSEKVVVPTAVVQFGPYRCVRHPVYASTMLLFATYCLALRAPLSLMFVVAVCLMYYEQKAKLEEVLMVETFGESYLEYASKVRCKFIPFVY, from the coding sequence ATGGAAACTGCCTCAGTGCTGTTGCAGTCGAGAACAATCCCTTTTGGCTTCAACTTGAAATGCAACCAAATTGTTTCTTGCAGGCATTTCAACAAACAATTTCAAAGCAAGGGTTTTTATTCCCATCAGAGCCTCAAATCTATCCAGAACCCATCAAGTTTCAGTCTCTTACCATCACCACTTCATAAAACAAGAACCCAGTTTTTTTCGCCTCTCAAATGCTCATTTTCCGACATTCCTAGCTCAGATTCTCCAAACCCTTTGCTTAAACCCTTCAAAAACCTCTCTTTTGATTCAGTCAAATCAAGTCTTTCTGAGTTAACGCCTATAAAGATTGTCAAATGGGCTACTATTGTTTCCCTTGGAATTGCAGCTACCAAATGGACTGTAAATTTGGCTTTCAGCCCTTTCTTTTGGATGTACTTTAGCTGGAGTTGGTTGTTCTGGCCATGGTTTGTAGCCATAGCCCTTGCTGTTTATGGTTTGTATTGTTTCCGAAAACATTCGATTGGTGAAGCAAGCATTGTGGAGCAACTTGCAATTGTCACTTCAGTGTTCGCTTGGCTAACTCTAGTACCCCCTGCTTATTTCAATGGCTATCTTGAAGGTTGGCCCTTTGTCTTCTTCTTTGTCTACCactatttctttttcttcaacgtCAGTGTTAGAAAACGACTGTATGGGGATTATTATGCCCGTCCACATGATCCTAAGTGGGATGTGAACCCACCCAAATGGTATCGCCTTTTGTTCTGTGTTGGAGTCATGGTTGGGCACTGGCTTGCTGCATTTGAAGCACCGGAGCTTCATCGGATCCCAGGAGGTTGGAGCAATGTTGGAGTGTGGATATTGATTGTGGTAACTCTTTTGATGCAATATAATTCAACATTGTATCTTGCAAAGTATTCAGAGAAGGTTGTGGTGCCAACTGCTGTTGTCCAATTTGGGCCATACAGATGTGTACGGCATCCAGTATATGCATCTACAATGCTTTTATTTGCAACTTATTGCCTTGCACTTAGAGCACCTCTGAGTTTGATGTTCGTTGTAGCAGTTTGTTTGATGTATTATGAGCAGAAAGCAAAACTTGAGGAGGTTTTAATGGTAGAGACTTTTGGAGAGAGTTATTTGGAGTATGCAAGTAAAGTTAGGTGCAAATTCATACCTTTTGTGTACTAG
- the LOC108453315 gene encoding ATP-dependent zinc metalloprotease FTSH 10, mitochondrial-like isoform X1, translating into MIFSKLGRSAPRSSHSRKLLYRGGGGAITGGTSPSLPLLSGSVDRIIGQSGYLRGYLALIGAGKEFTSKAYLSDLNFVLANPRIRRFFSSEAPKKKNYENFYPKEKKEIPKQNDQKPDSKEDSKTDDQWNFQETFLKLFQNLVTPLLVLALFLSMSPWTVEQQQISFQEFKNKFLEPGLVDHIVVSNKSVAKVYVRNTPYNQTSDDLIQGPANGSSVRGHGGEYKCFFTIGSVESFEEKLEEAQEALGIDPHDYVPVTYASDVMWYQELMRFAPTLLLLGTLMYMGRRMQGGLGVGGGGGKGARGIFNIGKAHITKVDKNSKNKVYFKDVAGCDEAKQEIMEFVHFLKNPKKYEDLGAKIPKGALLVGPPGTGKTLLAKATAGESGVPFLSISGSDFMEMFVGVGPSRVRNLFQEARQCAPSIIFIDEIDAIGRARGRGGFSGSNDERESTLNQLLVEMDGFGTTSGVVVLAGTNRPDILDKALLRPGRFDRQISIDKPDIKGREQIFLVYLRKIKLDHEPSYYSQRLAALTPGFAGADIANVCNEAALIAARCEMAQITMEHFEAAIDRIIGGLEKKNRVISKLERKTVAYHESGHAVSGWFLEHAEPLLKVTIVPRGTAALGFAQYVPNENLLMTKEQLFDMTCMTLGGRAAEQVLLGKISTGAQNDLEKVTKMTYAQVAVYGFSDKVGLLSFPQREDGFEMSKPYSNKTGAIIDGEVREWVAKAYEKTVQLIEEHKEQVAQIAELLLEKEVLHQEDLVRVLGERPFKSSELTNYDRFKLGFEEEETKSMQTPEGGIADDDGSAPPLVPQVVPT; encoded by the exons ATGATATTTTCTAAGCTTGGCCGATCAGCTCCCCGATCTTCTCATTCAAGA AAGTTGTTGTACCGTGGCGGAGGAGGTGCCATTACCGGTGGAACGTCGCCGAGCTTGCCGCTTTTGAGCGGGAGCGTAGATCGAATAATTGGGCAATCAGGGTATTTGAGAGGATATCTAGCTTTAATAGGAGCTGGAAAGGAGTTTACTTCAAAGGCTTATTTGTCAGATTTGAATTTCGTTCTTGCTAACCCTAGAATTCGTCGCTTTTTCTCAAGTGAAGCCCCAAAGAAGAAGA ATTATGAAAACTTTTACCCTAAGGAAAAGAAGGAAATTCCAAAGCAAAATGACCAAAAACCTGACTCCAAAG AGGATTCGAAGACAGATGACCAATGGAATTTTCAGGAAACTTTCCTGAAGCTTTTTCAAAATTTGGTTACCCCTTTGCTTGTACTTGCATTGTTTCTTTCTATGTCTCCCTGGACTGTTGAGCAGCAACAA ATTAGTTTCCAAGAGTTCAAGAACAAGTTTCTGGAACCAGGTTTAGTTGACCATATAGTTGTTTCTAATAAGTCAGTTGCAAAAGTGTATGTGAGGAACACACCATACAATCAAACAAGTGATGATCTTATCCAAGGTCCTGCTAATGGTTCTTCTGTCAGAGGACATGGAGGTGAATACAAATGCTTCTTCACCATTGGAAGTGTTGAGTCTTTTGAGGAGAAGTTGGAAGAAGCCCAAGAAGCTTTAGGGATTGACCCACATGATTATGTTCCCGTGACATATGCCTCTGATGTGATGTGGTACCAGGAGTTGATGAGGTTTGCACCAACTTTATTGCTTCTTGGAACCCTCATGTATATGGGCCGGAGAATGCAAGGTGGATTGGGTGTCGGTGGAGGTGGTGGTAAGGGTGCCCGTGGAATTTTCAACATAGGAAAGGCCCATATAACCAAGGTGGATAAAAATTCCAAGAATAAG GTCTATTTCAAAGATGTTGCTGGCTGCGATGAGGCTAAACAAGAGATCATGGAATTTGTGCACTTCCTTAAGAACCCAAAGAAATATGAGGACCTAGGAGCTAAAATTCCAAAAGGTGCTCTGCTGGTGGGTCCTCCAGGTACGGGAAAGACTCTCCTAGCAAAAGCAACTGCCGGTGAGTCAGGTGTACCTTTCCTATCAATATCAGGTTCTGATTTCATGGAGATGTTTGTTGGTGTTGGACCATCCAGGGTGAGGAATTTGTTCCAAGAAGCAAGGCAGTGTGCTCCTAGTATAATATTTATCGATGAGATTGATGCAATTGGTCGAGCAAGAGGTCGTGGAGGTTTCTCAGGTTCTAATGATGAGCGTGAAAGTACGCTTAATCAATTGCTAGTAGAAATGGATGGATTTGGAACCACTTCAGGAGTAGTTGTCCTTGCTGGTACCAATAGGCCTGATATCTTAGACAAAGCTCTATTGAGGCCAGGGCGATTTGATCGTCAAATTTCAATTGATAAACCTGACATTAAAGGCCGTGAGCAGATATTTCTGGTCTACTTGAGAAAGATAAAGCTTGATCACGAGCCATCATATTACTCTCAAAGACTTGCAGCTCTCACCCCTGGCTTTGCCGGAGCCGACATTGCTAATGTTTGTAATGAAGCTGCTCTAATTGCTGCAAGGTGTGAAATGGCACAGATCACAATGGAACATTTTGAGGCCGCTATAGACAGGATCATTGGTGGTCTTGAGAAGAAGAACAGG GTAATAAGTAAACTTGAAAGGAAAACGGTTGCTTATCATGAATCAGGTCATGCTGTTTCTGGCTGGTTCTTGGAACATGCTGAACCCCTCTTGAAAGTCACAATTGTTCCTCGTGGTACAGCAGCACTTGGATTTGCTCAGTATGTTCCGAATGAAAACCTTCTCATGACAAAAGAGCAGCTTTTTGATATGACGTGCATGACCCTTGGTGGTCGAGCAGCTGAACAG GTTTTGTTGGGAAAGATATCAACAGGTGCGCAAAATGACCTGGAAAAGGTGACTAAGATGACGTATGCCCAGGTGGCAGTTTATGGCTTTAGTGACAAGGTAggtctcctctcttttcctcagAGAGAAGATGGATTTGAGATGTCGAAGCCCTATAGCAATAAAACGGGTGCCATCATTGATGGTGAAGTGCGTGAGTGGGTAGCAAAGGCGTATGAAAAAACAGTACAACTTATAGAGGAACATAAAGAACAAGTAGCCCAGATTGCTGAATTGTTGCTTGAAAAGGAAGTTCTTCACCAGGAGGATCTGGTTCGAGTTTTGGGCGAACGACCATTTAAATCAAGCGAACTTACCAACTATGATAGATTTAAGCTAGGTTTTGAAGAGGAAGAAACTAAGAGCATGCAAACCCCGGAGGGTGGGATTGCGGACGATGATGGTTCCGCACCTCCCCTTGTTCCTCAGGTTGTCCCAACTTGA
- the LOC108453315 gene encoding ATP-dependent zinc metalloprotease FTSH 10, mitochondrial-like isoform X2 — protein sequence MIFSKLGRSAPRSSHSRLLYRGGGGAITGGTSPSLPLLSGSVDRIIGQSGYLRGYLALIGAGKEFTSKAYLSDLNFVLANPRIRRFFSSEAPKKKNYENFYPKEKKEIPKQNDQKPDSKEDSKTDDQWNFQETFLKLFQNLVTPLLVLALFLSMSPWTVEQQQISFQEFKNKFLEPGLVDHIVVSNKSVAKVYVRNTPYNQTSDDLIQGPANGSSVRGHGGEYKCFFTIGSVESFEEKLEEAQEALGIDPHDYVPVTYASDVMWYQELMRFAPTLLLLGTLMYMGRRMQGGLGVGGGGGKGARGIFNIGKAHITKVDKNSKNKVYFKDVAGCDEAKQEIMEFVHFLKNPKKYEDLGAKIPKGALLVGPPGTGKTLLAKATAGESGVPFLSISGSDFMEMFVGVGPSRVRNLFQEARQCAPSIIFIDEIDAIGRARGRGGFSGSNDERESTLNQLLVEMDGFGTTSGVVVLAGTNRPDILDKALLRPGRFDRQISIDKPDIKGREQIFLVYLRKIKLDHEPSYYSQRLAALTPGFAGADIANVCNEAALIAARCEMAQITMEHFEAAIDRIIGGLEKKNRVISKLERKTVAYHESGHAVSGWFLEHAEPLLKVTIVPRGTAALGFAQYVPNENLLMTKEQLFDMTCMTLGGRAAEQVLLGKISTGAQNDLEKVTKMTYAQVAVYGFSDKVGLLSFPQREDGFEMSKPYSNKTGAIIDGEVREWVAKAYEKTVQLIEEHKEQVAQIAELLLEKEVLHQEDLVRVLGERPFKSSELTNYDRFKLGFEEEETKSMQTPEGGIADDDGSAPPLVPQVVPT from the exons ATGATATTTTCTAAGCTTGGCCGATCAGCTCCCCGATCTTCTCATTCAAGA TTGTTGTACCGTGGCGGAGGAGGTGCCATTACCGGTGGAACGTCGCCGAGCTTGCCGCTTTTGAGCGGGAGCGTAGATCGAATAATTGGGCAATCAGGGTATTTGAGAGGATATCTAGCTTTAATAGGAGCTGGAAAGGAGTTTACTTCAAAGGCTTATTTGTCAGATTTGAATTTCGTTCTTGCTAACCCTAGAATTCGTCGCTTTTTCTCAAGTGAAGCCCCAAAGAAGAAGA ATTATGAAAACTTTTACCCTAAGGAAAAGAAGGAAATTCCAAAGCAAAATGACCAAAAACCTGACTCCAAAG AGGATTCGAAGACAGATGACCAATGGAATTTTCAGGAAACTTTCCTGAAGCTTTTTCAAAATTTGGTTACCCCTTTGCTTGTACTTGCATTGTTTCTTTCTATGTCTCCCTGGACTGTTGAGCAGCAACAA ATTAGTTTCCAAGAGTTCAAGAACAAGTTTCTGGAACCAGGTTTAGTTGACCATATAGTTGTTTCTAATAAGTCAGTTGCAAAAGTGTATGTGAGGAACACACCATACAATCAAACAAGTGATGATCTTATCCAAGGTCCTGCTAATGGTTCTTCTGTCAGAGGACATGGAGGTGAATACAAATGCTTCTTCACCATTGGAAGTGTTGAGTCTTTTGAGGAGAAGTTGGAAGAAGCCCAAGAAGCTTTAGGGATTGACCCACATGATTATGTTCCCGTGACATATGCCTCTGATGTGATGTGGTACCAGGAGTTGATGAGGTTTGCACCAACTTTATTGCTTCTTGGAACCCTCATGTATATGGGCCGGAGAATGCAAGGTGGATTGGGTGTCGGTGGAGGTGGTGGTAAGGGTGCCCGTGGAATTTTCAACATAGGAAAGGCCCATATAACCAAGGTGGATAAAAATTCCAAGAATAAG GTCTATTTCAAAGATGTTGCTGGCTGCGATGAGGCTAAACAAGAGATCATGGAATTTGTGCACTTCCTTAAGAACCCAAAGAAATATGAGGACCTAGGAGCTAAAATTCCAAAAGGTGCTCTGCTGGTGGGTCCTCCAGGTACGGGAAAGACTCTCCTAGCAAAAGCAACTGCCGGTGAGTCAGGTGTACCTTTCCTATCAATATCAGGTTCTGATTTCATGGAGATGTTTGTTGGTGTTGGACCATCCAGGGTGAGGAATTTGTTCCAAGAAGCAAGGCAGTGTGCTCCTAGTATAATATTTATCGATGAGATTGATGCAATTGGTCGAGCAAGAGGTCGTGGAGGTTTCTCAGGTTCTAATGATGAGCGTGAAAGTACGCTTAATCAATTGCTAGTAGAAATGGATGGATTTGGAACCACTTCAGGAGTAGTTGTCCTTGCTGGTACCAATAGGCCTGATATCTTAGACAAAGCTCTATTGAGGCCAGGGCGATTTGATCGTCAAATTTCAATTGATAAACCTGACATTAAAGGCCGTGAGCAGATATTTCTGGTCTACTTGAGAAAGATAAAGCTTGATCACGAGCCATCATATTACTCTCAAAGACTTGCAGCTCTCACCCCTGGCTTTGCCGGAGCCGACATTGCTAATGTTTGTAATGAAGCTGCTCTAATTGCTGCAAGGTGTGAAATGGCACAGATCACAATGGAACATTTTGAGGCCGCTATAGACAGGATCATTGGTGGTCTTGAGAAGAAGAACAGG GTAATAAGTAAACTTGAAAGGAAAACGGTTGCTTATCATGAATCAGGTCATGCTGTTTCTGGCTGGTTCTTGGAACATGCTGAACCCCTCTTGAAAGTCACAATTGTTCCTCGTGGTACAGCAGCACTTGGATTTGCTCAGTATGTTCCGAATGAAAACCTTCTCATGACAAAAGAGCAGCTTTTTGATATGACGTGCATGACCCTTGGTGGTCGAGCAGCTGAACAG GTTTTGTTGGGAAAGATATCAACAGGTGCGCAAAATGACCTGGAAAAGGTGACTAAGATGACGTATGCCCAGGTGGCAGTTTATGGCTTTAGTGACAAGGTAggtctcctctcttttcctcagAGAGAAGATGGATTTGAGATGTCGAAGCCCTATAGCAATAAAACGGGTGCCATCATTGATGGTGAAGTGCGTGAGTGGGTAGCAAAGGCGTATGAAAAAACAGTACAACTTATAGAGGAACATAAAGAACAAGTAGCCCAGATTGCTGAATTGTTGCTTGAAAAGGAAGTTCTTCACCAGGAGGATCTGGTTCGAGTTTTGGGCGAACGACCATTTAAATCAAGCGAACTTACCAACTATGATAGATTTAAGCTAGGTTTTGAAGAGGAAGAAACTAAGAGCATGCAAACCCCGGAGGGTGGGATTGCGGACGATGATGGTTCCGCACCTCCCCTTGTTCCTCAGGTTGTCCCAACTTGA
- the LOC108451845 gene encoding uncharacterized protein LOC108451845, producing the protein MAKRELSSTLRGLKFMQRAAQREEKVKKEEEVKPEGISTITRKCVVIIEGDPRPGATVGRMSFRSFNPSIDKLNEEASNVSRPDASGGRTLSSENGSASEATQSKVGTDKHEGNGDLKRKQSVMVSEPEYPNKSPKNGYGIQSTPSSGKASSKKQSKREKLDWNVLRPPKPNR; encoded by the exons ATGGCGAAGCGAGAGCTATCCAGTACTTTGAGGGGCTTGAAG TTCATGCAAAGGGCAGCTCAGAGAGAGGAGAAAGTGAAAAAGGAAGAAGAGGTTAAACCTGAAGGGATTAGTACTATTACTAGAAAATG TGTGGTAATTATAGAAGGGGATCCTCGTCCTGGAGCAACTGTTGGGCGGATGTCATTTCGAAGTTTCAATCCTTCTATTGAT AAACTGAATGAAGAAGCATCAAATGTGTCTCGGCCGGATGCCTCTGGTGGAAGAACTTTGTCTAG TGAAAATGGATCTGCATCTGAAGCAACTCAGTCAAAAGTTGGCACTGATAAACACGAAGGTAATGGAGACCTTAAGAGAAAACAATCTGTCATGGTTTCCGAACCAGAGTATCCAAATAAATCACCAAAAAATGGTTATGGCATTCAATCTACCCCTAGCAGCGGTAAAGCCTCATCCAAAAAGCAGTCAAAGCGCGAGAAACTGGACTGGAATGTTCTCAGGCCACCAAAGCCTAATAGGTGA